In the genome of Neodiprion pinetum isolate iyNeoPine1 chromosome 2, iyNeoPine1.2, whole genome shotgun sequence, one region contains:
- the LOC124211083 gene encoding uncharacterized protein isoform X2 has product MNTCDNMWDRKVFIRIIELELFFLGLGVILFGIVGALSLASIDSVPEDLVDNAAVLGALCLLTALVFVIDILMRIPGAKKKHDSTQTGVEKDIVKLPLAKLGAEKETKSSGNAKGETPPPEVKGSVNEGFNRSEQSAGRDLNEGDAEEGSEDEVTRSQRRGSRDLFESERNRKFEDVGKQLREYALQGFDAGRESRRRGVEGRNGARREYFGYENGDISGFPRGATDETDTPPFPTSFEGEAPIFARIVNPGVKIMRVERETGGGGNPEDYRNSDTSQYDNVPTRMRSMSPSGILKRNRDVSFTVPAAPKMHYGRNGSPARKDDIQRLEECFSAIQNSIGTQTAGLRDLEIPSSPNDPGYVRHTASNWPRDLKSKTPGSSPEHEKK; this is encoded by the exons GAACTGTTCTTCCTCGGTCTGGGCGTCATCCTCTTCGGTATCGTCGGCGCCCTGTCTCTGGCGTCGATCGACAGCGTGCCCGAAGATCTGGTGGATAACGCGGCAGTTTTGGGGGCTCTGTGCCTTTTGACGGCGCTGGTCTTCGTCATCGATATCCTGATGAGGATCCCCGGGGCGAAGAAGAAACACGACAGCACGCAGACCGGGGTGGAAAAAGACATTG TAAAGCTACCTCTGGCGAAACTCGGTGCTGAGAAGGAGACAAAGTCCAGCGGAAATGCCAAGGGCGAAACACCGCCGCCGGAAGTAAAGGGGTCGGTGAACGAAGGCTTCAATCGCTCGGAGCAGTCCGCGGGAAGAGATCTTAACGAAGGGGATGCGGAAGAGGGTTCGGAGGATGAGGTCACCAGGAGTCAGCGGCGAGGGTCACGCGACCTTTTCGAGTCCGAGCGAAACCGGAAGTTCGAGGACGTGGGAAAGCAGCTACGGGAGTACGCCCTCCAGGGTTTCGACGCCGGCAGGGAGTCGCGACGCCGAGGCGTCGAGGGTAGGAACGGCGCCAGGCGAGAGTACTTCGGTTACGAAAACGGCGATATCTCGGGGTTCCCGAGGGGAGCGACGGACGAAACCGACACCCCGCCATTCCCGACGAGTTTCGAGGGCGAAGCTCCGATTTTCGCGAGGATCGTCAACCCGGGGGTGAAGATAATGCGGGTCGAGCGGGAAACCGGAGGCGGTGGAAACCCCGAGGATTACAGGAACTCCGATACCAGCCAGTACGACAACGTTCCAACGAGGATGCGCAGCATGTCTCCATCCGGGATCCTCAAGCGGAACCGCGACGTTTCTTTTACCGTTCCAGCCGCACCCAAGATGCACTACGGGAGGAACGGAAGCCCCGCGCGTAAGGACGACATTCAGAGGCTCGAGGAGTGCTTCAGCGCTATCCAAAACTCCATCGGTACACAGACCGCGGGTCTCAGGGATCTCGAGATACCCTCGTCCCCGAATGATCCGGGATACGTTCGCCACACCGCAAGTAACTGGCCCCGCGATCTCAAGTCCAAGACCCCTGGTTCCAGCCCGGAGCACGAAAAGAAGTGA